The Haloplanus salinarum genome includes a region encoding these proteins:
- the dapF gene encoding diaminopimelate epimerase: protein MTAVAAEKYHGTENDFLVVAADAPVADRAAFARTHCDRETGVGGERTGADGVLFLDLDPSASPVRVTMTLVQPDGSIAEMCGNGARITATWAARETGAREVIVETPAGDRHAVVRNEGVTVEMGRPSFEPADVPLARDAGGPLIDTPIEGLTVTAVNTGVPHAVAFVDDVDAVDLTAVAPPVRHAAIFPEGANVTLATRVDLDDDAVEGAPGAPEAYRQRTYERGVEGETLACGTGAVAVVAAARRTGRLDTEGPVRVSPPGGDLVIVVPDDGPATLTGPVEREFATELEVPE from the coding sequence ATGACGGCCGTCGCCGCGGAGAAGTACCACGGCACGGAGAACGACTTCCTCGTCGTCGCTGCGGACGCCCCGGTGGCGGACCGGGCGGCCTTCGCCCGGACGCACTGCGACCGCGAGACGGGCGTGGGCGGCGAGCGGACCGGCGCCGACGGCGTCCTCTTTCTGGACCTCGATCCGTCGGCCTCGCCCGTCCGGGTGACGATGACGCTCGTCCAGCCCGACGGCTCGATAGCCGAGATGTGCGGCAACGGGGCGCGGATCACCGCGACGTGGGCGGCCCGCGAGACGGGTGCCCGCGAGGTGATCGTCGAGACGCCGGCGGGCGACCGACACGCCGTCGTCCGGAACGAGGGCGTCACCGTCGAGATGGGCCGCCCGTCCTTCGAACCCGCGGACGTGCCCCTCGCCCGCGACGCCGGCGGGCCGCTGATCGACACGCCGATCGAGGGCCTGACCGTCACCGCGGTGAACACCGGCGTCCCCCACGCCGTCGCGTTCGTCGACGACGTGGACGCCGTCGACCTGACGGCGGTCGCCCCGCCGGTTCGCCACGCCGCGATCTTCCCCGAGGGAGCGAACGTCACGCTCGCCACGCGGGTGGATCTGGACGACGACGCCGTCGAGGGGGCGCCCGGCGCGCCCGAGGCCTACCGGCAGCGGACCTACGAACGCGGCGTCGAGGGCGAGACGCTGGCCTGCGGGACGGGCGCGGTGGCCGTCGTCGCCGCGGCCAGGCGCACCGGCCGCCTCGACACCGAGGGCCCGGTCCGCGTCTCGCCCCCCGGCGGCGACCTGGTGATCGT